A window of Panicum virgatum strain AP13 chromosome 8K, P.virgatum_v5, whole genome shotgun sequence contains these coding sequences:
- the LOC120644851 gene encoding germin-like protein 8-7 encodes MATSSYFLLAAFVALVTSQAIASDPSPLQDFCVADKHSPVKVNGFVCKDPMAVNADDFFKAAELDKPRDTKASKVGSNVTLINVMQLPGLNTLGISLARIDYAPLGENPPHTHPRATEILTVLEGTLYVGFVTSNPNQLFAKVLNKGDVFVFPQGLIHFQFNPDHYKPAVAIAGLSSQNPGVITIANAVFGSKPPISDDVLAKAFQVEKGTIDWLQAQFWENNHY; translated from the exons ATGGCCACCTCCTcctacttcctccttgctgcctTCGTAGCACTGGTCACTTCTCAGGCTATTGCTTCTGACCCTAGCCCACTACAGGACTTTTGTGTTGCCGACAAACACTCTCCTG TGAAGGTGAATGGATTTGTTTGCAAGGACCCCATGGCCGTGAATGCAGATGACTTCTTCAAGGCAGCAGAACTTGACAAGCCTAGGGACACCAAGGCAAGCAAAGTTGGATCCAATGTCACTCTAATCAATGTCATGCAGCTCCCTGGACTCAACACTTTAGGCATTTCATTGGCCCGCATTGACTATGCACCCTTAGGTGAGAATCCACCGCATACCCACCCACGTGCCACAGAGATTCTCACGGTGCTCGAGGGAACACTCTATGTTGGATTTGTCACCTCCAACCCAAACCAGCTCTTTGCCAAGGTGCTTAACAAGGGTGACGTGTTTGTATTCCCGCAAGGGCTCATCCACTTCCAATTCAACCCGGACCATTACAAGCCAGCTGTTGCGATCGCTGGTCTTAGCAGCCAAAACCCTGGAGTTATTACTATTGCCAATGCAGTCTTCGGATCGAAGCCACCAATTTCAGATGATGTCTTGGCCAAGGCATTCCAGGTGGAGAAAGGGACGATTGACTGGCTCCAGGCTCAATTCTGGGAGAACAACCACTACTAG